The Sphaerospermopsis torques-reginae ITEP-024 genome has a window encoding:
- a CDS encoding RAMP superfamily CRISPR-associated protein — translation MHKKLVNHCTIDLTIIPNGPILIKSGKEGADPTKPDMEFVETYHAGGRTIYLPGSSLKGAIRAHAERIVRTVGGDNNTQKLWASDPMKGDYLPKNLSSHEIYKQSSFTDQMFGNTSIASRIRIEDGYPEKSKPLKTEERNGVAIDRVFGSVAVGPFNYQVCTAGEFKTKLHLKNFTLAQLGLIGLVLRDLNDGWFGLGFAKSRGLGTVKIKLNKAVVEYPGCVLSEDKQEICAFGTNKKWRNTFLLGVGEFLTENDAKSYNFPLEDSQDTPVAAQLMDLDFGVKLTWQEGNVHDLFSRSVKSWSQVLV, via the coding sequence ATGCACAAAAAACTCGTCAATCACTGCACCATAGATTTAACCATCATTCCCAATGGTCCAATTTTGATAAAATCGGGTAAAGAAGGAGCAGATCCCACAAAACCAGACATGGAATTTGTGGAAACCTATCACGCTGGAGGACGTACAATATATTTACCGGGAAGCAGTTTAAAAGGTGCTATTCGCGCTCATGCTGAACGTATTGTCAGAACAGTAGGAGGTGATAATAATACCCAAAAACTTTGGGCAAGTGATCCAATGAAAGGTGATTATTTACCTAAAAACTTATCAAGTCATGAAATATATAAACAATCATCATTTACAGATCAAATGTTTGGTAATACTTCTATTGCCAGTAGAATCAGAATAGAAGATGGTTATCCAGAAAAATCAAAACCATTAAAAACAGAAGAAAGAAACGGTGTAGCAATAGATAGAGTATTTGGTTCTGTCGCTGTCGGACCATTCAATTATCAAGTTTGTACTGCGGGAGAATTTAAAACCAAATTACATTTAAAAAACTTCACCTTAGCACAATTAGGTTTAATAGGTTTAGTATTGCGTGATTTAAACGATGGTTGGTTTGGTTTAGGTTTTGCTAAATCTCGCGGTTTAGGAACTGTAAAAATCAAACTAAATAAAGCCGTTGTTGAATATCCTGGTTGTGTTTTATCAGAAGATAAACAAGAAATCTGCGCTTTCGGTACTAACAAAAAATGGCGAAACACTTTTTTATTAGGTGTAGGTGAATTTTTAACCGAAAATGATGCAAAATCTTATAATTTTCCATTAGAAGATAGTCAAGATACACCAGTAGCAGCACAATTGATGGATTTAGATTTTGGTGTAAAATTAACTTGGCAAGAGGGAAATGTTCATGATTTATTTTCCCGCAGTGTTAAGTCTTGGAGTCAAGTATTAGTTTAG
- a CDS encoding Uma2 family endonuclease, with protein MTSTPISTLISLTEFLQLPETKPASEYIDGNIYQKPMPKGKHSAIQTYLAPAINQISTPKKIARAFTELRCTFAGRSLVPDISIFNWELIPLDENGEIQNEFTIPPNWTIEILSPEQSSTRVINNILFCLKHGTELGWLIDPQERLIMTFLPHQLPEIKQNRDILPVLNSLADWQISVDDIFSCLRLN; from the coding sequence ATGACCTCCACTCCCATCTCCACCTTAATCTCCTTAACAGAGTTTCTGCAACTACCAGAAACAAAACCAGCGAGTGAATATATTGATGGTAACATCTACCAAAAACCCATGCCTAAAGGTAAACACAGCGCCATACAAACATATTTAGCACCTGCTATTAATCAAATTAGCACACCCAAAAAAATAGCTCGTGCATTTACAGAATTGCGTTGCACCTTTGCAGGTCGTTCTCTTGTTCCAGATATCAGTATTTTTAATTGGGAATTAATTCCCCTTGATGAGAATGGAGAAATTCAAAATGAATTTACAATTCCTCCTAATTGGACAATTGAAATTTTATCACCAGAACAAAGTTCAACCCGTGTAATTAACAATATTTTATTTTGCTTAAAACATGGTACTGAATTAGGCTGGCTGATTGATCCACAAGAACGGTTAATTATGACTTTCTTACCCCATCAACTACCAGAAATTAAACAAAATAGAGATATTTTACCTGTTTTAAATTCCTTAGCAGATTGGCAAATATCTGTTGATGATATATTTAGTTGTCTCCGTCTCAATTAA
- the cas1 gene encoding CRISPR-associated endonuclease Cas1: MTTLYLTEPGTILRYRNESLMIIKQDQTQTCRLAEVTLVVVLPGIQLTDVVIAQLLDRGIETIFLRQDGQFRGRLQGYFISNTTMRIAQYRTVETTFGMALAQKLVLGKVRNQRVLLQKRNRATASTITELAEAIDLINSYSSRLVHVATPFNRDELMGIEGICARTYYQALRHYFPPEWKFNGRNRRPPLDPINALLSWGYGVLLARVFSATVQAGLDPYLGFFHATEPYRPNLVLDLMEEFRPVVVDQAVISIVESNILGTEDFQDSPDGVGIWLGPLAKKLFLGELERRLRTPLLYPPQNRRLTLNQILLEQARWLGRCLMRSELDYEAFVIK; encoded by the coding sequence ATGACTACACTTTATTTAACCGAACCAGGAACAATCCTGCGCTATCGCAATGAATCTCTGATGATCATTAAACAAGATCAAACTCAAACCTGTCGTTTAGCAGAAGTTACCTTGGTAGTGGTTTTACCTGGTATCCAATTAACAGATGTGGTAATTGCCCAATTATTAGATCGAGGAATTGAAACCATATTCCTCAGACAAGATGGGCAATTTCGCGGCAGACTGCAAGGGTATTTTATCAGTAATACTACTATGAGAATAGCTCAATATCGCACAGTTGAAACCACCTTTGGTATGGCCTTAGCTCAAAAATTGGTTTTGGGTAAAGTCCGTAATCAAAGAGTATTATTACAAAAGCGTAACCGGGCAACTGCAAGTACAATTACGGAATTAGCAGAGGCAATAGATTTAATCAATTCCTATTCTTCCCGTCTCGTTCATGTTGCTACTCCCTTTAACCGCGATGAGTTGATGGGAATTGAAGGAATTTGCGCTCGCACCTATTACCAAGCATTACGTCATTATTTTCCCCCAGAGTGGAAGTTTAATGGCCGCAACCGCCGACCACCTCTTGATCCGATTAATGCGCTTTTGAGTTGGGGGTATGGAGTTTTATTAGCTCGTGTATTTTCTGCTACCGTTCAAGCGGGACTTGATCCTTATTTGGGTTTTTTCCATGCGACAGAACCCTATCGACCGAATTTAGTTTTAGATTTAATGGAGGAATTTCGGCCTGTGGTGGTGGACCAAGCGGTAATTTCCATTGTTGAATCTAACATTTTGGGAACTGAGGATTTTCAAGATTCTCCTGATGGGGTGGGAATATGGTTAGGACCTTTGGCGAAAAAGTTATTTTTGGGAGAGTTAGAACGACGACTGCGTACTCCTCTTTTATATCCTCCTCAAAATCGTCGTTTGACTTTAAATCAAATTCTTTTGGAACAAGCGCGGTGGTTGGGACGGTGTTTGATGCGTTCTGAGTTGGATTATGAGGCGTTTGTAATTAAGTAA
- the csx18 gene encoding CRISPR-associated protein Csx18 yields MSPSVAKKLVRYRSWLVAVVNGGITWIVLIIAPLGLFAVIICTLSVFLGSLIVGVICDKALFKLLRENDREVMSADRVSQSINFTDGENLNLPTQERRKADD; encoded by the coding sequence ATGTCTCCATCTGTAGCGAAAAAATTGGTACGATACCGTAGCTGGTTAGTTGCGGTTGTCAATGGGGGAATTACCTGGATAGTGCTAATTATTGCGCCTTTGGGATTATTTGCGGTAATTATTTGCACTTTATCGGTGTTTTTGGGTAGTTTAATAGTGGGGGTAATTTGCGACAAAGCTTTATTTAAATTGCTGCGTGAAAACGATAGAGAGGTAATGTCCGCTGATCGAGTTTCCCAAAGTATCAATTTTACAGATGGAGAAAACTTGAATTTACCAACCCAAGAACGGAGAAAAGCTGATGACTGA
- the csx10 gene encoding type III-D CRISPR-associated RAMP protein Csx10, whose translation MKRIKITITALSPLAIAGKKPGSVSEVEDHIPGSVIRGAIASQILEISKQQTPNIASQNLTENGGDFATIFLSDEPAIFQNAYPAVAKKSESLSQVVTDEIMVLPATAVSSKTKPGFKTNDKNNGVFDTLIDRFCAEAYNYPYDPTCPQDFGRVEPFGGFYSKSKDDKYHSHSVSTRFLTRVGINRQRATSQDDILYSIEVLNESFSETSQKQNWHPVVYQGSILVYNEDLGKSLTDFINQNSGIFRLGSATSRGLGKVEIKAELSEALTDVEDRINNFNDKLEERWRLWSIFGKPENDLLNNRTYFTIDLQSDAIFTDNWQHTTVISSKMLCEFANVTEKDGLAKLEVAYTTYDYRSGWNAAWGLMKDIELVTNRGGVYLFSVDKEKEKIWIEKLTELELKGVGERTSEGFGQVQICNEFHNVLREEAV comes from the coding sequence ATGAAACGAATTAAAATAACAATCACAGCTTTATCACCATTAGCTATTGCAGGTAAAAAACCAGGTTCTGTCAGTGAAGTAGAAGATCATATTCCTGGTTCTGTAATTCGTGGTGCGATCGCATCTCAAATTCTAGAAATATCCAAGCAACAAACACCAAATATAGCATCACAAAATTTAACAGAAAATGGTGGAGATTTTGCTACAATATTTTTAAGTGATGAACCTGCAATTTTTCAAAATGCTTATCCAGCAGTAGCCAAAAAATCAGAATCACTTTCTCAGGTTGTAACTGACGAAATAATGGTTTTACCTGCAACTGCTGTTAGTTCAAAAACAAAACCAGGGTTTAAAACTAACGATAAAAATAATGGAGTTTTTGATACTCTAATTGATCGTTTTTGTGCAGAAGCCTATAATTATCCTTATGATCCTACTTGTCCTCAAGATTTTGGAAGAGTAGAACCATTTGGAGGTTTTTATAGTAAATCAAAAGATGATAAATATCACAGTCATTCAGTTAGCACTCGATTTTTAACAAGAGTGGGAATTAATCGTCAAAGAGCGACATCTCAAGATGATATACTTTACAGTATTGAGGTTTTAAATGAGTCATTTTCTGAAACTTCCCAAAAACAAAATTGGCATCCTGTTGTTTATCAAGGTTCAATTTTAGTTTATAATGAGGATTTAGGTAAATCTCTGACTGATTTTATTAATCAAAATTCTGGTATATTTCGTTTAGGTAGTGCTACATCAAGAGGTTTAGGAAAAGTTGAAATTAAAGCTGAACTAAGCGAAGCATTAACAGATGTTGAAGATAGAATCAATAATTTCAATGACAAACTAGAAGAACGATGGCGATTGTGGTCTATTTTTGGTAAACCAGAAAATGATTTATTAAATAATCGAACATATTTTACAATAGACCTTCAATCTGATGCTATTTTTACAGACAATTGGCAACATACGACAGTGATATCATCCAAAATGTTGTGTGAATTTGCCAATGTCACAGAAAAGGATGGTTTAGCAAAATTAGAAGTAGCATATACTACCTATGATTATCGTTCAGGTTGGAATGCTGCTTGGGGTTTAATGAAAGATATCGAATTAGTAACAAATAGAGGGGGTGTGTATTTATTCAGTGTAGATAAAGAAAAGGAAAAAATATGGATTGAGAAATTGACAGAATTGGAACTGAAAGGAGTTGGAGAAAGAACTTCTGAAGGTTTCGGACAAGTGCAAATTTGCAATGAGTTTCATAATGTATTAAGAGAAGAGGCAGTATGA
- a CDS encoding putative CRISPR-associated protein, translating to MRNTLICTVGTSLFGNIRNAEESIKKAFETKNWNQLALLLLEQENTARVCGAEINSITSICNSKLLTSRIRLIFLVSDTEDGKNTGQVLKLYYNNQRNPLKFEDVDFRVLKGLRDDDVKAFKQQGLKNLVKEISTEVRNFSPEVIAINATGGYKAQISFAGMIGQALEIPVYYLFEKFSEVIELPPQPIALDLAFWLNNYLLFAQLEDEQIIEESKLEGNLDSEYLYSLIDKEPEGNTNLVSLSAMGVLFNERSRLQFSKQETTVLSLIPRDDTDPSRKIINLRDDHGKDILQAFSEKVCHSPYVKKIINSLPFNPKLTNPIRRTTDNGIVEFVLTWTDAGLGICIETTGRNKAETNTIALHLQKQFAENN from the coding sequence ATGAGAAACACACTAATTTGCACTGTTGGCACAAGTCTATTTGGCAATATTAGAAATGCAGAAGAATCAATTAAGAAAGCATTTGAAACCAAAAATTGGAATCAATTAGCATTATTATTGCTTGAACAGGAAAATACAGCCCGTGTTTGTGGTGCAGAAATCAACTCTATTACCAGTATTTGCAATAGTAAATTACTTACATCTAGAATACGCTTAATTTTTCTAGTGTCAGATACAGAAGATGGTAAGAATACAGGTCAAGTATTGAAACTATATTATAATAACCAAAGAAATCCCTTAAAATTTGAAGATGTTGATTTTCGCGTACTTAAAGGATTACGTGATGATGATGTCAAAGCTTTTAAACAACAAGGGTTAAAAAACCTAGTTAAAGAAATTAGCACAGAGGTTAGAAATTTTTCTCCCGAAGTTATTGCTATTAATGCAACTGGTGGTTACAAAGCACAGATATCATTTGCAGGAATGATTGGACAAGCATTAGAAATTCCTGTTTATTACTTGTTTGAAAAATTTTCTGAAGTGATTGAGTTACCACCACAACCGATAGCTTTAGATTTAGCATTTTGGTTGAATAATTATCTTTTGTTTGCACAACTTGAAGATGAACAAATTATAGAAGAATCAAAACTAGAAGGTAATCTAGATAGTGAATACCTGTATTCACTCATTGATAAAGAACCTGAAGGAAATACTAATTTAGTTAGTCTTTCAGCAATGGGTGTTTTATTTAATGAACGTTCTCGATTACAATTTTCTAAACAAGAAACCACCGTTTTATCTCTAATTCCACGAGATGACACTGATCCTAGTCGTAAAATTATTAATTTAAGAGATGATCATGGAAAGGATATTCTTCAAGCATTTTCCGAAAAAGTTTGTCACTCTCCTTATGTCAAGAAAATTATCAATTCTCTACCTTTTAATCCCAAACTGACTAACCCTATTCGACGGACAACAGATAATGGAATTGTAGAGTTTGTATTAACTTGGACAGATGCAGGTTTAGGTATATGTATTGAAACAACAGGAAGAAATAAAGCAGAAACAAACACTATAGCTTTACATCTACAAAAACAATTTGCGGAAAATAATTAA
- the cas10 gene encoding type III-B CRISPR-associated protein Cas10/Cmr2: MKGKSSVTIGINWCLAWGNGRKPQFDISVLREMCEALRTGGEVPAQVRTIVQQVEDLQKIEEDYFPDTLEQLKNDYPDLWNQTTNIGLVYGGVTKVKQYVFESAKIQEVRGASALLDRINLIDLPAFFGDYQNVPQKIRKSFNKSLSISQWLGKNFPGLEAALIPELIIYSTGGNILAFCPSAFVDDLANAIEKRYTHETLTANSCAVGAKFKPLEIKFGLLNNSIEKTFWLEQYNSHLKHELIKAYFNQPDVDDPIQAFQERKSFNELVGRLASLFNKRRNGNNCEYRASRCYPPIFETHPYLIRDEGDRRSAVMKAEGLPNEPYFSETLARKRIVGQISKRDDISTGWYYQAGFNWEPNPIYIPSWVQKFEDFLDKDENKLLAEKYYNGCKNPEEARSLIEVANASKPRGFVAYIYADGNNMGGYIQKIKTPQQYQQFSHDIFEATEQSVYHALAKHLHPHQLKDITEEEKQKRNGRWIHPFEILTIGGDDVMLIVPADKALAIAQTIGEEFERILLNKGETYKSDQTYKFEVVHRYHSQQQISTNKQCKLSMSTGVLITAEDTPIYYAEKLTNQLLKSAKKQAKELKKYGYCGGTVDFLVMKSVTMISSNISEFRTNGLTKTGQGKQKLKLYAAPYTLHELGGLLKTAQTLIDAEFPKSQLYQIRSLLERGKQTAILNYRYFRVRLNNKEAQKSLEDEFENKWCLPKDKNNNGNLAPWMSLKDTEECEDKNRKSSDKQEKKDDKVTYETIWRELVDLYPFFEKKAKKSDVQKSKQQV, translated from the coding sequence ATGAAAGGTAAAAGTTCGGTAACAATAGGAATTAATTGGTGTTTAGCTTGGGGTAATGGAAGAAAACCGCAATTTGATATTTCTGTTTTGCGGGAAATGTGCGAAGCTTTGAGAACTGGGGGAGAAGTTCCAGCACAGGTAAGAACTATTGTTCAACAAGTGGAAGATTTGCAAAAAATTGAGGAAGATTATTTTCCTGATACTTTGGAACAGCTAAAAAATGATTATCCTGATTTATGGAATCAAACAACTAATATCGGTTTAGTTTATGGTGGTGTGACTAAGGTTAAACAATATGTATTTGAATCAGCTAAAATTCAAGAAGTGCGAGGTGCTTCAGCTTTGTTAGATAGAATTAATTTGATTGATTTACCTGCATTTTTCGGTGATTATCAAAATGTTCCCCAAAAAATACGTAAATCATTCAATAAATCTCTTTCCATCTCTCAATGGTTAGGGAAAAACTTTCCTGGTTTAGAAGCTGCATTAATTCCCGAATTAATAATTTACTCTACAGGTGGTAATATCCTAGCTTTCTGTCCATCTGCATTTGTAGATGATTTGGCTAATGCAATTGAAAAGCGTTATACTCATGAAACTTTAACAGCTAATTCCTGTGCTGTTGGGGCAAAATTCAAGCCTTTAGAAATTAAATTTGGCTTACTAAATAACTCTATTGAAAAAACATTTTGGTTAGAACAGTATAACAGTCATCTTAAACATGAACTAATCAAGGCGTATTTCAATCAACCTGATGTAGATGATCCAATACAAGCTTTTCAAGAACGTAAGAGTTTTAATGAATTAGTTGGAAGATTAGCTTCTTTATTTAACAAAAGACGTAATGGTAACAATTGTGAATATCGCGCTAGTCGTTGTTATCCACCTATATTTGAAACACATCCCTATTTAATAAGAGATGAAGGCGATCGCCGTTCTGCGGTGATGAAAGCAGAAGGTCTTCCTAACGAACCTTATTTTTCAGAAACTTTAGCACGTAAACGTATTGTTGGACAGATATCTAAACGAGATGATATCTCTACAGGTTGGTACTATCAAGCTGGTTTTAATTGGGAACCTAATCCAATTTATATTCCCAGTTGGGTGCAAAAATTTGAGGATTTTTTAGATAAAGATGAAAATAAATTATTAGCAGAAAAATACTATAATGGATGCAAAAATCCAGAAGAAGCACGTTCTTTGATAGAAGTTGCTAATGCTAGTAAACCTCGTGGTTTTGTAGCTTATATTTATGCTGATGGTAATAACATGGGTGGATACATCCAAAAAATAAAAACTCCACAACAATATCAGCAATTCAGTCATGATATTTTTGAAGCTACAGAACAATCTGTTTATCACGCATTAGCAAAACATTTACACCCCCATCAACTGAAAGACATCACAGAAGAAGAGAAACAAAAACGTAATGGTCGTTGGATTCATCCCTTTGAAATTTTAACCATTGGTGGGGATGATGTAATGTTAATTGTTCCCGCAGATAAAGCATTAGCTATTGCTCAAACTATTGGTGAAGAATTTGAGAGAATTTTATTAAATAAAGGAGAAACCTATAAATCCGATCAAACTTATAAATTTGAAGTAGTACATCGTTATCACAGTCAGCAACAAATTTCAACAAATAAACAATGTAAATTGAGTATGTCCACAGGAGTATTAATAACTGCTGAAGATACACCTATTTACTATGCTGAAAAATTGACCAACCAGTTACTTAAATCAGCCAAAAAACAAGCAAAAGAATTGAAAAAATATGGTTATTGTGGAGGAACAGTTGACTTTTTAGTTATGAAATCTGTCACTATGATTTCTTCTAACATTAGTGAATTTCGTACTAATGGCTTAACAAAAACAGGACAAGGAAAGCAAAAACTAAAATTATATGCTGCACCTTATACATTACATGAATTAGGTGGATTATTGAAAACCGCACAAACTTTAATAGATGCAGAATTTCCTAAATCGCAACTTTACCAAATTCGCAGTTTATTAGAACGGGGTAAACAGACAGCAATTTTAAATTATCGTTATTTTCGCGTGAGGTTAAATAATAAAGAAGCTCAAAAATCATTGGAAGATGAATTTGAGAATAAATGGTGTTTACCCAAGGATAAAAATAACAATGGTAATCTTGCACCTTGGATGTCTTTAAAAGACACAGAAGAATGTGAAGATAAAAATAGAAAATCATCAGATAAACAAGAAAAAAAAGATGATAAAGTTACTTATGAAACCATCTGGAGAGAATTAGTAGATTTGTATCCTTTTTTTGAGAAAAAGGCAAAAAAATCTGATGTTCAAAAATCCAAACAGCAGGTATAA
- the crn3 gene encoding CRISPR-associated ring nuclease Crn3/Csx3 yields MTEPALRLLLSETLMVEALHYQVLLIELTRSDRIIEPQDLTGLELPAGIDTTGGVVISGRAPIWLYGYLIHELHPTAWVACYDPRIGAIIVATHTRLVQIGQVIKIIPPNGRTQDGETTPEQQWSNYFRQLGELRSNNSANSPLTKPEKLCPALMVVGPPDSGKSVFSHALFQALLKENPDIYLQRAHWDGEGNYVLEMGAEATDEEIEAFKARNRGSLTERFFPYQAQAILQLRKQKSLVIVDVGGMVQPEKLPLLEVCTHYLIISSRLEAVEGWHNFCGIRANLIPVGVIFSTLSETEIVHQLEPYVEMTCGAWVRGKARPVPDILLERVQDMIN; encoded by the coding sequence ATGACTGAACCTGCTTTACGCTTGCTATTAAGTGAAACCCTGATGGTAGAGGCTTTACATTATCAGGTTTTATTGATTGAATTAACTAGGAGCGATCGCATTATCGAACCCCAAGACTTAACCGGTTTAGAACTTCCAGCAGGAATTGATACAACCGGTGGTGTGGTAATTTCGGGACGCGCACCCATTTGGTTATATGGTTATCTGATCCATGAATTACATCCTACCGCTTGGGTTGCTTGTTATGATCCCCGCATCGGTGCAATAATCGTAGCTACTCACACTCGCTTAGTACAGATTGGACAAGTGATCAAAATTATTCCCCCCAACGGTAGAACCCAAGACGGGGAAACCACACCAGAACAACAATGGTCTAATTATTTTCGTCAACTGGGAGAATTGAGATCAAATAATAGCGCAAATTCTCCCTTGACAAAACCAGAAAAATTGTGTCCAGCGTTGATGGTTGTTGGTCCCCCCGACAGTGGTAAAAGTGTTTTTTCCCATGCGTTATTTCAAGCATTGCTAAAAGAAAATCCTGATATTTATTTACAACGCGCACATTGGGACGGAGAGGGAAATTATGTGTTAGAAATGGGTGCAGAAGCTACCGATGAAGAAATCGAAGCTTTTAAAGCACGTAATCGCGGATCTTTAACAGAGAGGTTTTTTCCCTACCAAGCGCAAGCTATTCTTCAGTTAAGAAAACAAAAATCTTTAGTAATAGTAGATGTGGGTGGGATGGTGCAACCAGAAAAGTTACCACTTTTGGAAGTTTGTACACATTATTTAATAATTAGTTCTCGACTAGAAGCGGTAGAAGGGTGGCATAATTTTTGTGGTATTCGTGCTAATTTAATACCAGTCGGTGTCATTTTCAGCACTCTCTCAGAAACGGAGATAGTTCATCAATTAGAACCTTATGTAGAAATGACTTGTGGTGCTTGGGTTAGAGGTAAAGCGCGTCCTGTTCCTGATATTTTACTAGAACGGGTACAAGATATGATTAATTGA
- the csx7 gene encoding type III CRISPR-associated RAMP protein Csx7, which translates to MFDTFKNRLEITGKLTTITALRISAGRSTEPIGTDLPVIKDALGQPLIPGSSFKGAMRSRLESFLRGIDPSFAEDPADFTTTNRNNEVKNLKEKYKDNDLQLTKNLLEKTDLISRLFGSPWIASKFQIRDLNVVPDTWFGQYQERDGVAIDRDTETAADGKLYDFQVVPASTEFQFHAIIENAEEWELGLLMIGLHQFETQQIPLGGGRSRGLGVVKLNIDTMWWLDVNNNPEKLLTYLTELVNSKIGDKLPSYQDAKDFKDAWTKALIKHLRENIPNYPPKTEVTS; encoded by the coding sequence ATGTTCGACACATTCAAAAACCGCCTAGAAATCACCGGAAAACTCACAACAATCACCGCATTACGCATAAGTGCAGGACGTTCCACCGAACCCATCGGCACAGATTTACCCGTCATCAAAGACGCATTAGGACAACCATTAATACCCGGTTCTAGCTTCAAAGGTGCAATGCGATCGCGCTTAGAAAGTTTCCTCAGAGGAATAGATCCCAGTTTTGCAGAAGATCCCGCAGATTTCACAACTACAAATAGAAACAATGAGGTTAAAAATTTAAAAGAAAAATACAAAGATAATGACTTACAATTAACAAAAAATTTGTTAGAAAAGACAGATTTAATCTCTCGTCTCTTTGGTTCACCTTGGATAGCAAGTAAATTTCAAATAAGAGATTTAAACGTAGTACCTGACACCTGGTTTGGACAATATCAAGAAAGAGATGGAGTAGCAATTGATAGAGACACAGAAACCGCAGCAGATGGTAAACTCTATGATTTTCAAGTAGTACCAGCAAGTACAGAATTTCAATTTCATGCTATAATTGAAAACGCCGAAGAATGGGAATTAGGATTATTAATGATTGGGTTACACCAATTTGAAACCCAACAAATTCCCCTTGGTGGTGGACGTTCTCGCGGTTTGGGAGTTGTTAAACTAAATATAGATACAATGTGGTGGCTAGATGTTAACAACAATCCCGAAAAATTATTAACTTATTTAACAGAATTAGTTAATAGTAAAATAGGAGATAAATTACCTAGTTATCAAGACGCTAAAGATTTTAAAGATGCTTGGACTAAAGCACTCATCAAACATTTAAGGGAAAATATACCCAATTACCCACCCAAAACAGAAGTTACAAGTTAA
- a CDS encoding RAMP superfamily CRISPR-associated protein produces the protein MISLQNLPQNQITKISLTAIIDTALCVGAGGSDGSLADKPIVRNAEGKLLIPASQLKGRLRHECEKIATALGWQIFPAPKAEILCPNQAQVNEEFHQEYQIENHKGYHCFISKIFGNPILPSRIIVNDLICEMSKEDLPEVIRPGVTINRRRRTSEEKKLYFLETSPPNSKLEFTGEIQLLPDCPKYAKPLILSALRHIHALGGSKSAGLGWLTWKELDTLKVDDESWKLLIPNKTI, from the coding sequence ATGATATCTTTGCAGAATTTACCCCAAAATCAAATTACAAAAATTTCACTAACAGCAATTATTGACACTGCATTATGTGTAGGTGCTGGTGGTTCTGATGGTTCACTAGCAGATAAACCAATAGTTCGTAATGCAGAAGGAAAATTATTAATTCCTGCTTCCCAATTAAAAGGAAGATTACGCCATGAATGTGAGAAAATAGCAACAGCATTAGGATGGCAAATTTTTCCAGCACCAAAAGCAGAAATACTTTGTCCTAACCAAGCACAAGTAAATGAGGAATTTCACCAAGAATATCAAATAGAAAATCACAAAGGATATCATTGTTTTATATCCAAAATATTTGGAAATCCTATTCTTCCATCTCGGATAATTGTTAATGATTTAATTTGTGAGATGTCCAAAGAAGATTTACCAGAAGTTATCCGTCCCGGAGTAACTATTAACCGTCGTCGTCGAACTTCTGAAGAGAAAAAATTGTATTTTTTGGAAACTTCTCCACCCAATAGTAAATTAGAATTTACAGGAGAAATTCAGTTATTACCAGATTGTCCAAAATATGCTAAACCTTTAATATTATCTGCTTTACGCCATATTCATGCTTTAGGTGGGAGTAAGTCAGCGGGGTTAGGTTGGTTAACTTGGAAAGAACTAGACACTTTAAAAGTAGATGATGAAAGTTGGAAATTATTAATACCGAATAAAACAATATGA